In one Populus nigra chromosome 12, ddPopNigr1.1, whole genome shotgun sequence genomic region, the following are encoded:
- the LOC133669927 gene encoding seipin-1, translating to MALLSPFIAIFSIASGSYHRAEEAADAVESVFLKVPSKVIHGTTTLLRKIGFGIVGAVYVCMVMIVVMLLAAMLGVGLVQLWIEEPVFMRESLFFDYTDANPKAVFTFGGFVDDGSIKKGPMGVPPGHTFHVSVALLMPESDHNRQIGMFQLTAEVLSADGNVKAKSSQPCMLRFRSPPIRLLRTFLMGAPLLLGISEETQKFSIKMLQLKERHPRSKVIRVTLIPRAGTVCLPQLYEAEILLISKLPWTKEVVRNWKWTFYVWASIYIYITMLIIILGCCRPLVSPITAVDPSYCPDSAETEYTGESKEARAEGRDEKGISEVLRRWQQRRRKRKAIVLHGEMADSTECSSASITREDTSLAVDEQDIVDSESVC from the exons ATGGCTCTCTTGTCACCTTTCATAGCAATTTTCTCCATAGCGTCAGGCTCCTACCACCGTGCCGAGGAGGCTGCAGACGCCGTGGAATCAGTGTTTCTCAAGGTTCCCTCTAAAGTCATCCATGGTACCACCACGCTGTTGAGAAAGATAGGTTTTGGGATTGTTGGTGCTGTATACGTGTGCATGGTTATGATTGTGGTGATGTTATTGGCTGCAATGTTGGGAGTTGGATTAGTTCAACTGTGGATAGAGGAGCCTGTGTTTATGCGAGAGAGTTTATTCTTTGATTACACAGATGCGAACCCTAAGGCGGTGTTTACTTTTGGTGGGTTTGTCGACGATGGGAGCATCAAGAAAGGGCCTATGGGAGTTCCACCTGGGCACACATTCCATGTTTCCGTGGCTCTCTTGATGCCTGAATCTGATCACAATAGGCAAATTGGGATGTTTCAG TTGACTGCAGAGGTTTTATCAGCTGATGGAAACGTGAAGGCAAAATCTAGCCAGCCATGCATGTTGCGGTTCAGAAGCCCGCCAATTCGGCTTCTACGAACATTTCTCATGGGTGCACCCTTACTATTAGGAATTTCTGAAGAAACTCAGAAGTTCTCCATTAAAATGCTACAGCTCAAGGAAAGGCATCCACGAAGCAAAGTGATCAGAGTGACTTTAATACCAAGGGCTGGAACAGTATGCCTCCCACAGTTATATGAAGCGGAGATCCTCCTGATTTCTAAGCTGCCATGGACAAAAGAAGTGGTGCGCAATTGGAAATGGACATTTTATGTCTGGGCATCCATATATATTTACATCACGATGCTTATAATTATTCTAGGTTGCTGCAGACCACTTGTTTCCCCAATTACAGCAGTAGATCCCAGTTACTGCCCCGATAGTGCTGAGACAGAGTATACTGGAGAATCAAAAGAGGCACGAGCCGAAGGAAGGGATGAAAAGGGAATTTCAGAGGTCTTGAGAAGATGGCAGcaaaggaggaggaagagaaagGCGATCGTTTTGCATGGAGAGATGGCGGACAGTACGGAATGCTCATCGGCAAGCATTACCAGGGAAGACACAAGTTTGGCCGTTGATGAACAGGACATTGTAGATTCAGAATCAGTTTGTTAA
- the LOC133669418 gene encoding putative 4-hydroxy-4-methyl-2-oxoglutarate aldolase 2 translates to MALVTTAEVCDTNPQQIVSGELRALQPIFQIYGRRQVFSGPVVTLKAFEDNVLIREFLEERGSGRVLVVDGGGSLRCAILGGNPVVQAQNNGWAGIVVNGCIRDVDEINGCDIGVRALGSHPMKANKKGIGEKHVPITIGGTRISDGEWLYADTDGILISRAELCV, encoded by the coding sequence ATGGCGTTGGTTACAACTGCTGAAGTTTGTGACACAAATCCACAGCAAATTGTCAGTGGTGAGCTTCGAGCACTCCAGCCAATCTTTCAGATTTATGGTCGGCGCCAAGTCTTCTCCGGTCCAGTAGTGACTCTTAAGGCATTTGAAGACAATGTTTTAATTCGTGAGTTTCTTGAGGAGAGAGGTAGTGGTAGAGTTCTTGTTGTAGATGGTGGTGGCAGTTTGCGCTGTGCAATACTTGGAGGTAATCCTGTGGTACAAGCTCAGAATAATGGATGGGCTGGTATAGTGGTTAATGGCTGCATACGTGATGTTGACGAGATTAATGGTTGTGATATTGGAGTGAGAGCCCTGGGCTCCCATCCGATGAAAGCCAACAAGAAGGGTATCGGAGAGAAACATGTTCCTATTACCATAGGTGGCACCAGAATCAGTGATGGAGAATGGCTTTATGCAGATACTGACGGGATCTTGATTTCTCGAGCAGAGTTATGTGTCTGA